A single Brucella intermedia LMG 3301 DNA region contains:
- a CDS encoding DUF2569 family protein, with translation MSDEVTEHIPIGGGLLLLLLGIIINLLVSAYMIYIYIKISYIMNIGFGTQSLNLSYHILINIIFFIGSLYALYANYYYLKSFRYFMVLFLFASGILNMLPTLFAEPATAAESDASGFVLLLSWLPAIIWVPYLLYSARPKRTYVYDKSNNPWLSKSRQA, from the coding sequence ATGTCTGATGAAGTGACTGAGCATATCCCAATTGGCGGTGGACTCCTTCTCTTGCTATTGGGAATTATCATTAATCTATTAGTCAGCGCTTATATGATATATATTTATATCAAAATATCATATATTATGAATATTGGCTTCGGAACACAGTCTCTTAATTTGTCATATCACATATTGATAAACATAATATTTTTCATTGGATCATTATACGCGCTATACGCAAACTATTACTATCTGAAAAGCTTCAGGTATTTCATGGTGCTATTCCTGTTTGCCTCCGGCATATTGAATATGCTGCCAACCCTTTTTGCAGAACCCGCAACCGCAGCGGAGTCCGACGCCAGCGGTTTTGTGCTGCTTCTATCATGGCTGCCGGCAATTATATGGGTCCCCTACCTTCTTTATTCCGCAAGACCGAAGCGAACCTATGTTTACGATAAGTCTAATAATCCATGGCTATCGAAATCACGGCAAGCCTGA
- a CDS encoding Hsp70 family protein produces the protein MTKADQSPFDGVTLGIDFGTTNTVLSVAAADGTTAVLSVPKDGVDITGYRSVLCFWQDRETGERTVESGPWAMDVFVNAPHSTRMLQSFKTFAASKSFTDTPVFGKRFKFEDILTTFLETVAARLGDRLPPKGNRVVIGRPVIFAGASPDEALAMQRYEKAFRAFGFTDIHYVYEPVAAAYFYAQELTAASTVLVADFGGGTSDFSIVRFDVGRQGLSFTPLSQTGVGIAGDTFDYRIIDNAVSPLLGKGTEYQSFGKRLTVPNHYYANFARWNTLFLMNSPATIRDLDELARQAVDPKPLEHFINLIENDYGYEIYRAVSDLKVRLSSQRMSELHFKADDFEIRSDITRNDFENWIADDVRQIENSVQQAVEKAELETSSIDRVFLTGGTSFVPVIRTVFESRFPDAEVTSSNQFDSIANGLALIGQSADIERWSVKS, from the coding sequence ATGACGAAGGCTGACCAGAGCCCATTTGACGGCGTGACATTGGGCATCGATTTTGGCACGACCAACACGGTTCTTTCCGTTGCCGCAGCCGATGGCACGACGGCGGTTCTCAGTGTGCCGAAGGATGGGGTTGATATTACCGGCTACCGTTCGGTTCTTTGCTTCTGGCAGGATCGTGAAACAGGCGAGCGCACCGTCGAAAGTGGGCCATGGGCGATGGACGTATTCGTCAACGCGCCGCACTCCACGCGCATGCTGCAATCCTTCAAGACATTCGCGGCATCGAAATCCTTCACCGACACGCCGGTCTTCGGCAAGCGCTTCAAGTTCGAGGATATTCTGACCACTTTCCTCGAAACGGTTGCCGCACGGCTGGGCGACCGCCTGCCGCCAAAGGGCAATCGCGTGGTCATCGGCAGGCCGGTGATCTTTGCAGGCGCTTCGCCCGATGAAGCGCTGGCCATGCAGCGCTATGAAAAGGCGTTCCGGGCGTTCGGCTTCACCGACATTCATTATGTCTATGAGCCTGTCGCCGCCGCTTATTTTTATGCGCAGGAACTGACGGCCGCGTCCACCGTTCTGGTGGCCGACTTTGGCGGCGGCACCAGCGACTTTTCCATCGTCCGGTTCGACGTGGGCAGGCAAGGCCTGAGTTTCACGCCGCTCAGCCAGACGGGTGTCGGTATTGCCGGCGATACGTTCGATTACCGCATCATCGACAATGCCGTATCGCCGCTGCTTGGAAAGGGGACAGAATATCAGTCCTTCGGCAAGAGGCTGACTGTGCCGAACCATTATTATGCAAATTTTGCGCGCTGGAACACGTTGTTCCTGATGAACTCTCCGGCCACCATCCGCGATCTGGACGAACTGGCCCGGCAAGCGGTTGACCCCAAGCCGCTCGAACATTTCATCAACCTGATCGAGAACGATTATGGCTACGAAATCTATCGCGCCGTATCGGACCTGAAAGTGCGGCTTTCCTCGCAGCGCATGTCGGAACTGCACTTCAAGGCGGATGATTTTGAAATCCGTTCGGACATTACCCGCAATGATTTCGAAAACTGGATCGCGGACGATGTGCGCCAGATCGAAAACTCGGTGCAGCAGGCGGTCGAAAAAGCGGAGCTGGAAACCTCGTCTATCGACCGGGTTTTCCTCACTGGCGGCACGTCGTTCGTGCCGGTCATCCGAACCGTGTTTGAAAGCCGCTTTCCCGATGCCGAGGTGACAAGCTCGAACCAGTTCGATTCCATTGCCAACGGCCTCGCACTGATCGGGCAGAGTGCGGATATCGAACGCTGGTCGGTGAAGAGCTAG
- a CDS encoding L,D-transpeptidase family protein codes for MFKKTLFAVVLIAIALFGYTKVMARISLAEPPLAAPSEQQADAIRVEKANRQMTLLRDGRTIGTYRISLGSNGDGGHKQREGDEKTPEGHYVIDWRNPRSMAHLSLHISYPNENDKQAAAAAGHAPGGNIMIHGLPNGWGWLKSAHRLWDWTDGCIAVTDAEMRDIWARVPTGTPIEILP; via the coding sequence ATGTTCAAGAAAACTCTCTTCGCCGTGGTGCTCATCGCCATCGCATTATTCGGCTATACGAAGGTCATGGCCAGGATAAGCCTGGCCGAACCTCCGCTTGCCGCACCGTCCGAACAACAGGCCGATGCGATCAGGGTTGAAAAGGCTAACCGCCAGATGACCCTGTTGCGCGACGGCAGAACAATCGGCACCTATCGCATATCGCTCGGCAGCAACGGCGATGGCGGTCACAAACAGCGCGAAGGCGATGAAAAGACGCCGGAAGGGCATTACGTCATCGACTGGCGCAACCCGCGCTCAATGGCGCATCTGAGCCTGCATATTTCCTATCCCAACGAAAACGACAAACAGGCAGCAGCGGCTGCCGGTCATGCACCGGGCGGCAATATCATGATCCACGGCCTGCCGAATGGCTGGGGCTGGCTTAAATCGGCACACCGGCTCTGGGACTGGACCGATGGCTGCATTGCCGTCACCGATGCGGAAATGCGTGACATATGGGCAAGGGTTCCGACCGGAACGCCGATAGAAATTCTGCCCTGA
- a CDS encoding GFA family protein: MDKVTGGCLCGKVRFEAAGQPYRVGICHCLDCRKHHGALFHASAIFPETAVTVEGETGDYAGRHFCPRCGSSVFGHSGDEIEINLGSLDAPDQFKPTYELWTIRRESWLPPFPDMHGYERNRDGSSRFEEGIYGGA; the protein is encoded by the coding sequence ATGGATAAGGTCACGGGCGGCTGCCTGTGCGGCAAAGTCCGCTTCGAAGCGGCGGGACAGCCGTATCGGGTCGGCATCTGCCATTGCCTCGATTGTCGCAAGCATCATGGCGCGCTGTTTCATGCCTCGGCGATATTTCCCGAGACTGCGGTTACGGTCGAGGGAGAAACCGGCGACTATGCGGGACGGCATTTTTGCCCGCGCTGCGGGTCGTCCGTTTTCGGCCACAGCGGCGATGAGATCGAAATCAACCTCGGTTCGCTCGATGCGCCGGATCAGTTCAAGCCGACCTACGAACTCTGGACCATCCGCCGCGAAAGCTGGCTGCCGCCTTTCCCGGACATGCATGGCTATGAGCGCAACCGCGATGGGTCGAGCCGGTTCGAGGAGGGAATTTATGGAGGCGCTTGA
- a CDS encoding cell wall hydrolase encodes MRLVSLRALFGRRKAVAEPVWHYPVTGYCPEEGRYYAVRAKPRQTVHKPHRMVPLVLAAITYLFNSNAIAFQDMASLVPSADMGTHRWTAFVAKAPVGSVHQAEMPFVDATTVTGSIANNGIEVPGIGRVALSGGRKTAKLGPDDPNPDENRIHRADKTGRLVSVKPKAPAKAFTAGSMFEKISMITRPPEKTDAKMAFSSKLEGKEVAITMAFHAVQPPKPRAEMPTQLAKLITNDQPDVLALGYAPATPDYGKTSPFESILKPQPDEGRFVPPISEQDHEWAATPLPPSAFSKSEQKCLAEAVYYEARGETVKGQVAVAQVVLNRVRNPAYPGTICGVVYQNRDWLNACQFSFACDGQKHRVTEMPQWRMAQQVAKTVSAGQIWLPEVGSATHYHATYVRPFWAPTMKKVTKIGLHVFYRTYGGGWS; translated from the coding sequence GTGCGTCTTGTATCTTTACGAGCGCTGTTTGGTCGAAGGAAGGCCGTTGCCGAGCCGGTGTGGCATTACCCTGTCACGGGCTATTGCCCGGAGGAGGGGCGCTATTACGCCGTCCGCGCAAAGCCTCGCCAGACAGTCCATAAACCGCACCGTATGGTGCCGCTGGTTCTGGCTGCCATTACCTATCTCTTCAATTCCAATGCGATTGCCTTTCAGGACATGGCGAGCCTCGTGCCTTCCGCCGACATGGGAACGCACCGCTGGACTGCTTTCGTCGCCAAGGCGCCGGTCGGCTCCGTCCATCAGGCCGAAATGCCCTTCGTCGATGCAACGACCGTGACGGGCAGCATTGCCAACAACGGCATAGAGGTGCCGGGCATAGGCCGCGTTGCGCTGTCGGGCGGGCGCAAGACGGCAAAGCTCGGCCCGGACGATCCGAACCCCGATGAAAACCGCATCCATCGCGCCGACAAGACGGGCCGTCTCGTCTCGGTAAAGCCCAAGGCGCCGGCCAAGGCCTTCACCGCCGGCAGCATGTTTGAAAAGATCAGCATGATCACGCGTCCGCCTGAAAAGACGGACGCGAAAATGGCTTTCTCCAGCAAGCTGGAAGGCAAGGAAGTCGCCATCACCATGGCGTTCCATGCGGTCCAGCCGCCGAAGCCGCGCGCCGAAATGCCGACCCAGCTTGCCAAGCTCATTACCAATGACCAGCCGGATGTGCTGGCCCTTGGTTATGCGCCTGCGACGCCGGACTACGGCAAGACATCGCCTTTCGAGAGCATCCTGAAGCCCCAGCCGGATGAAGGGCGCTTCGTGCCGCCTATCAGCGAACAGGATCATGAATGGGCCGCGACGCCGCTGCCGCCGTCCGCCTTCAGCAAGAGCGAGCAGAAGTGCCTTGCCGAAGCCGTCTATTATGAAGCCCGGGGCGAAACGGTGAAGGGGCAGGTCGCGGTCGCCCAGGTCGTCCTCAACCGCGTGCGCAATCCCGCCTATCCGGGAACGATCTGCGGCGTGGTGTACCAGAACCGCGACTGGCTCAATGCCTGCCAGTTTTCGTTTGCCTGCGACGGCCAGAAACACCGCGTAACCGAAATGCCGCAATGGCGCATGGCCCAGCAGGTGGCAAAGACTGTCTCCGCCGGACAGATATGGCTGCCGGAAGTCGGCTCCGCCACCCATTATCACGCGACCTATGTTCGTCCGTTCTGGGCTCCGACCATGAAGAAGGTCACCAAGATCGGCCTTCACGTTTTCTATCGGACCTATGGCGGCGGGTGGAGCTGA
- a CDS encoding ATP synthase subunit has translation MARGTEPGKPSGAIKNARNEPGSGELDQRLNRLEAELAKKGVFKQPASEDERSATASSVAQAMKISSEFIAGVLVGALIGWFIDRVAGTSPWGLIVFLLLGFGAGVLNVLRSAGYVAEQGNVKSSAEKNDKK, from the coding sequence ATGGCGCGCGGGACTGAACCCGGAAAGCCATCCGGTGCGATCAAGAATGCGAGGAATGAGCCCGGTTCCGGGGAGCTGGATCAGCGCTTGAATCGCCTGGAGGCCGAACTGGCCAAAAAAGGTGTGTTCAAGCAGCCGGCTTCCGAGGATGAGCGATCGGCGACTGCAAGTTCGGTCGCGCAGGCCATGAAGATTTCCAGCGAGTTCATCGCAGGGGTTCTGGTCGGTGCGCTGATAGGCTGGTTCATCGATCGTGTCGCCGGTACATCGCCCTGGGGATTGATCGTATTTCTCCTTCTGGGCTTCGGTGCGGGCGTCCTCAACGTGCTTCGTTCCGCTGGATATGTTGCCGAACAGGGCAACGTCAAATCTAGCGCGGAAAAGAACGACAAGAAATAG
- a CDS encoding F0F1 ATP synthase subunit A has protein sequence MANDPIHQFQVSRWIPIDVGGVDLSFTNVSAFMVATVVVASGFLYLTSSGRGLIPTRLQSVSEMAYEFVATSLRDSAGSKGMKFFPFVFSLFMFVLVANFLGLFPYFYTVTSQIIVTFALAVLVIGTVIIYGFFKHGFGFLKLFVPSGVPGIIVPLVVAIEIISFLSRPISLSVRLFANMLAGHITLKVFAGFVVSLAALGPIGIGGAVLPLIMTVAITALEFLVAFLQAYVFTVLTCMYINDAVHPGH, from the coding sequence GTGGCGAACGATCCGATCCATCAGTTCCAGGTTTCCCGGTGGATTCCCATCGACGTAGGCGGTGTTGACCTGTCGTTCACGAATGTTTCGGCCTTCATGGTCGCAACCGTCGTGGTCGCTTCGGGCTTTCTTTATCTGACGTCTTCGGGCCGCGGCCTGATCCCGACCCGTCTTCAGTCGGTTTCGGAAATGGCTTACGAATTCGTGGCCACCAGCCTGCGGGATTCAGCAGGGTCGAAGGGCATGAAGTTCTTCCCCTTCGTCTTCTCGCTGTTCATGTTCGTTCTGGTCGCAAACTTTCTCGGTCTTTTCCCGTATTTCTATACGGTTACGAGCCAGATCATCGTGACCTTCGCCCTTGCCGTTCTGGTCATCGGCACGGTCATCATCTACGGTTTCTTCAAGCACGGCTTCGGCTTCCTCAAGCTGTTCGTGCCGAGCGGCGTTCCCGGCATCATTGTGCCGCTGGTTGTCGCCATTGAAATCATCTCGTTCCTGTCGCGTCCGATCAGCCTCTCGGTTCGTCTCTTTGCGAACATGCTTGCCGGTCACATCACGCTCAAGGTTTTTGCGGGCTTCGTCGTCTCGCTGGCAGCCCTCGGCCCGATCGGCATCGGCGGCGCTGTCCTGCCGCTGATCATGACGGTTGCGATCACCGCACTCGAATTCCTCGTAGCCTTCCTGCAGGCCTACGTGTTTACCGTTCTCACCTGCATGTACATCAACGACGCTGTACATCCGGGACACTGA
- a CDS encoding F0F1 ATP synthase subunit C → MEAEAAKYIGAGLACFGMAGTALGLGNIFGNYLSGALRNPSAADSQFGRLVFGFAVTEALGIFSLLIALLLLFAV, encoded by the coding sequence ATGGAAGCGGAAGCAGCAAAGTACATCGGCGCCGGTCTCGCCTGTTTCGGTATGGCCGGTACGGCTCTCGGCCTCGGCAATATCTTCGGCAACTACCTCTCCGGCGCTCTGCGCAACCCGTCCGCTGCTGACAGCCAGTTCGGCCGTCTGGTGTTCGGTTTCGCCGTTACGGAAGCTCTGGGCATCTTCTCGCTGCTCATCGCGCTTCTGCTCCTCTTCGCCGTCTAA
- a CDS encoding F0F1 ATP synthase subunit B encodes MFVSTAFAQTATESQLAPAAGEHGAADAVHTETGVAHDAGHGSGVFPPFDSTHYASQLLWLAITFGLFYLFMSRVVLPRIGGVIETRRDRIAQDLEQAARLKQDADNAIAAYEQELAQARTKAASIAEAAREKGKGEANAERASAEAALEGKLKEAEERIAAIKAKAMNDVGNIAEETTAEIVEQLLGTKADKASVTAAVKAANA; translated from the coding sequence ATGTTCGTGTCCACGGCGTTTGCCCAAACCGCCACCGAATCGCAACTGGCACCTGCTGCTGGCGAGCACGGCGCAGCCGATGCTGTGCACACCGAAACCGGGGTCGCTCACGATGCCGGACACGGCAGCGGCGTATTCCCGCCGTTTGATTCCACCCATTACGCTTCGCAGCTCCTGTGGCTGGCGATCACCTTCGGGCTTTTCTATCTGTTCATGTCGCGCGTGGTTCTGCCGCGCATCGGCGGCGTGATCGAAACCCGTCGCGACCGCATCGCTCAGGATCTCGAGCAGGCAGCCCGCCTCAAGCAGGATGCCGACAACGCTATCGCTGCCTATGAGCAGGAACTGGCCCAGGCCCGCACCAAGGCTGCTTCGATTGCAGAAGCCGCACGCGAAAAGGGCAAGGGTGAAGCCAACGCAGAACGCGCTTCCGCCGAAGCAGCCCTCGAAGGCAAGCTCAAGGAAGCCGAAGAACGCATCGCCGCGATCAAGGCCAAGGCCATGAACGACGTCGGCAACATTGCCGAGGAAACCACGGCAGAGATCGTCGAACAGCTTCTGGGCACCAAGGCCGACAAGGCATCGGTAACAGCAGCCGTCAAGGCCGCCAACGCCTGA
- a CDS encoding F0F1 ATP synthase subunit B, which translates to MDATFWALIGLIIFLAILAYLKVPGMVGRSLDERADRIKNELEEARTLREEAQQLLAEYHRKRKEAEKEASDIVASAEREAKALLEDAKRATEEYVARRNKLAEQKIATAEVDAINAVRASAVDLAVAAAGKIVAEKVDAKVAGNLFKDALSQVKTNLN; encoded by the coding sequence ATGGACGCTACATTCTGGGCACTGATTGGCCTCATCATCTTTCTGGCGATCCTCGCCTATCTGAAGGTTCCGGGCATGGTCGGCCGGTCGCTCGACGAGCGCGCTGACCGCATCAAGAACGAGCTGGAAGAAGCACGCACGCTTCGCGAAGAAGCCCAGCAGCTGCTGGCCGAATATCATCGCAAGCGCAAGGAAGCCGAAAAGGAAGCAAGCGATATCGTTGCTTCCGCCGAACGTGAAGCCAAGGCGCTTCTCGAAGACGCCAAGCGCGCGACGGAAGAATATGTTGCACGCCGCAACAAGCTTGCCGAGCAGAAGATCGCAACGGCTGAAGTCGATGCCATCAATGCGGTCCGCGCATCGGCGGTCGACCTTGCAGTCGCCGCAGCTGGCAAGATCGTTGCCGAAAAGGTCGATGCAAAGGTTGCAGGCAACCTGTTCAAGGATGCCTTGTCTCAGGTCAAGACAAACCTGAACTGA
- a CDS encoding NUDIX domain-containing protein, whose amino-acid sequence MPDIVSAVLLGPQGILLGRRSPDRRAYPNRWSFPGGHVEVGEDLDCALQREIHEELGLTLRSFSFLTTIEIAIPAASFHLYTVTAWDGQPAIRDREHTELRWFTPQEAEALADLALEEYRPLFRRLGGTETGPESDRF is encoded by the coding sequence ATGCCAGACATCGTCAGTGCGGTTCTCCTCGGACCCCAAGGCATACTTCTGGGCCGTCGCAGCCCGGATCGTCGGGCCTACCCCAACCGGTGGAGTTTTCCGGGCGGGCATGTCGAGGTCGGAGAAGACCTTGATTGCGCGCTGCAACGAGAAATCCACGAGGAACTTGGACTGACCCTCCGCTCGTTTTCCTTTCTCACGACGATAGAGATCGCAATACCGGCAGCGTCATTCCATCTCTATACCGTTACCGCATGGGACGGTCAGCCTGCCATTCGCGACCGGGAGCACACCGAGCTGCGATGGTTCACGCCGCAGGAAGCAGAGGCATTGGCTGACCTTGCGCTCGAAGAGTACCGCCCGCTGTTCCGCAGATTGGGAGGGACGGAAACCGGCCCCGAATCCGACCGGTTCTAA
- a CDS encoding Lrp/AsnC family transcriptional regulator, whose translation MPKLKLDAIDRKILTALQEDARLSNVQLAEKIGLSPSPCLRRVKMLEKAGVIRGYHAALDRNAVGLGLTVFVGIRVERHHEETATAFRTSVQNLPEVFSCHLVSGESDFLLQVVVADLAAYERFLSGTLLRLPGVIDIRSNFAIQTVKSQGELPLAHLTENED comes from the coding sequence ATGCCAAAACTTAAGCTAGATGCCATCGACCGCAAGATACTCACGGCACTTCAGGAAGACGCCCGGCTCTCCAATGTCCAACTGGCTGAGAAAATCGGCCTTTCGCCCTCTCCCTGCCTGCGCCGCGTCAAGATGCTCGAAAAAGCGGGTGTCATCCGAGGCTATCATGCAGCACTGGATCGCAATGCGGTCGGACTTGGCCTGACTGTCTTCGTCGGCATTCGCGTGGAGCGCCATCACGAGGAAACGGCCACCGCGTTCCGTACCTCCGTGCAGAACCTGCCCGAGGTGTTCTCCTGTCATCTCGTATCCGGGGAATCCGATTTTCTGTTGCAGGTCGTGGTGGCCGATCTCGCAGCCTATGAACGGTTTCTATCCGGCACGCTGCTGCGCCTTCCGGGCGTGATCGACATTCGGAGCAATTTTGCTATCCAGACGGTCAAATCGCAGGGAGAGCTGCCGCTTGCGCATCTGACCGAGAACGAAGACTGA
- a CDS encoding LysE family translocator, translating into MSEMWLYAGALAAAFLIPGPDMLLLLQTGAAQGRAHALATAAGLAIARTCHVALAALGLAALLHAFPVAFQCVRIVSACYLVWLAIGIIRHPLPTVDAVGGVRERRSYLASARKGLLTNLLNPKALLFCSVLLPQFVHPGNGSIALQFAILGGIMTAVGLLFDTLYAFTGSSLGTLFKRYPAIQSVQRWGFAALLFGFAARLATV; encoded by the coding sequence ATGAGCGAGATGTGGTTATACGCGGGCGCACTTGCTGCTGCATTTCTTATTCCGGGGCCGGACATGCTTCTGCTGCTCCAGACCGGCGCAGCGCAGGGCAGGGCCCATGCGCTGGCAACAGCCGCTGGCCTCGCAATCGCGCGCACGTGCCATGTGGCCCTTGCCGCGCTCGGTCTGGCGGCGCTTCTGCATGCCTTTCCTGTGGCGTTCCAGTGCGTGCGGATCGTCAGCGCCTGTTATCTCGTCTGGCTTGCCATAGGGATCATCCGCCATCCTCTGCCGACAGTGGATGCGGTTGGCGGTGTGCGTGAACGGCGGTCCTATCTGGCTTCGGCCCGCAAGGGCCTTCTCACCAATCTGCTCAACCCGAAAGCGCTGCTGTTCTGTTCCGTCCTATTGCCGCAGTTCGTGCATCCGGGAAATGGCAGTATAGCGCTGCAGTTCGCGATTCTGGGCGGCATCATGACCGCGGTCGGCTTGTTGTTCGATACGCTCTATGCCTTTACAGGCTCATCGCTCGGAACCCTGTTCAAACGTTATCCGGCCATACAGTCGGTCCAGCGCTGGGGCTTTGCGGCGCTGCTGTTCGGCTTTGCTGCCAGGCTAGCGACGGTTTAA
- a CDS encoding ribonuclease HII, which yields MKRSASDSPLLFDIPIAPDFSEEKRLLSRGLKHIVGIDEAGRGPLAGPVVAAAVVLDIDNLPDGLDDSKRLTAARREALYEIILAKAITVSVASLSARSIDGSDIRKAALEAMRRASIGLTLRPCHALIDGRDVPPGLACPGSALVKGDQRSISIAAASIVAKVTRDRMMIRAGAAHPPYGLEIHAGYATERHRAAIETAGPVPGIHRYTFAPIKDRFGV from the coding sequence ATGAAACGCTCGGCTTCTGATTCTCCGCTCCTCTTTGACATCCCGATCGCGCCTGACTTCTCGGAAGAGAAAAGGCTGCTTTCGCGTGGCTTGAAACATATCGTCGGCATAGATGAGGCCGGACGCGGTCCCCTTGCCGGGCCGGTGGTTGCTGCTGCCGTCGTGCTCGATATCGACAACCTCCCGGACGGGCTGGACGATTCCAAGCGGCTTACGGCTGCGAGACGCGAGGCCCTCTACGAAATCATCCTGGCGAAGGCCATCACCGTTTCGGTTGCAAGCCTCAGCGCCCGCAGCATCGACGGAAGCGATATCAGGAAGGCCGCGCTGGAAGCCATGCGGCGCGCTTCCATCGGGCTGACCCTGCGCCCATGTCACGCGCTGATCGATGGCCGCGATGTGCCGCCGGGGCTTGCTTGCCCCGGTTCGGCGCTTGTCAAAGGGGATCAGCGCTCCATTTCGATCGCTGCGGCTTCCATCGTCGCCAAGGTAACGCGGGACCGCATGATGATCCGGGCCGGTGCGGCGCATCCACCTTACGGGTTGGAAATTCATGCGGGCTACGCCACCGAAAGGCACCGGGCCGCCATCGAGACGGCGGGGCCCGTGCCCGGCATCCACCGCTACACCTTCGCCCCCATCAAAGATCGCTTCGGCGTTTAA
- a CDS encoding PA0069 family radical SAM protein produces the protein MEVIQQADIIKQADRAAFGSGRADHANAVIGEAGLRIDHARRRGRGAGINPTGRFEPTTRHDFDDGWTTLEELPPFKTDVQIEKPRTIITRNDSPDISFDRSINPYRGCEHGCIYCFARPTHSYMGLSAGLDFESRLFAKPDAPRLLERELAKPGYQPKTIAIGTNTDPYQPVEKKWRIMREILEVLEAANHPVGIVTKSALVVRDIDILGRMAEKGLAKVALSVTTLDAHLSRTMEPRASTPTLRLQAIRKLADAGIPASVMMGPVIPGINDHEIERILDAAYAQGAREAGYVLLRLPLEVAPLFKDWLLRNYPDRYRHVMSLVRSMRDGKDYDAEWGKRMRGTGPYAWQIGRRFEITARKLGFNARRLQLRTDLFEPVEKGGKQLSLF, from the coding sequence ATGGAAGTGATCCAGCAGGCAGATATCATCAAGCAGGCCGACAGGGCTGCCTTCGGTAGCGGGCGCGCGGATCACGCCAATGCGGTGATCGGCGAGGCCGGATTGCGCATCGATCACGCCCGCAGGCGCGGACGGGGAGCGGGCATCAATCCGACCGGGCGCTTCGAGCCGACCACGCGCCACGACTTCGATGATGGCTGGACTACGCTTGAGGAACTGCCGCCGTTCAAGACCGACGTGCAGATCGAAAAGCCGCGGACGATCATCACCCGCAATGATTCACCCGACATCAGTTTCGACCGCTCGATCAATCCCTATCGCGGCTGCGAGCATGGCTGCATCTATTGCTTTGCCCGCCCGACCCACAGCTACATGGGACTTTCTGCCGGTCTCGATTTCGAATCCCGTCTCTTTGCCAAGCCGGATGCCCCGCGTCTTCTGGAGCGTGAACTGGCCAAGCCCGGTTACCAGCCGAAGACCATCGCCATCGGCACCAATACGGACCCTTATCAGCCGGTCGAAAAGAAGTGGCGCATCATGCGCGAAATTCTTGAAGTGCTGGAGGCCGCCAATCATCCCGTCGGCATCGTGACGAAATCCGCTCTGGTCGTGCGGGATATCGATATTCTTGGCCGCATGGCCGAGAAAGGGCTGGCCAAGGTCGCCTTGTCGGTCACGACGCTCGACGCCCATCTGTCCCGCACGATGGAACCGCGCGCCTCGACGCCGACGCTGCGGTTGCAGGCCATTCGCAAACTGGCCGATGCGGGCATTCCCGCCTCGGTCATGATGGGACCGGTCATCCCCGGCATCAACGATCACGAGATCGAACGCATTCTGGATGCCGCCTATGCACAAGGTGCGCGGGAGGCAGGCTATGTTCTGCTGCGCCTGCCGCTCGAAGTCGCGCCCTTGTTCAAGGACTGGCTGCTGCGCAATTATCCGGATCGCTACCGCCACGTCATGTCGCTGGTGCGTTCCATGCGCGACGGCAAGGATTATGATGCCGAATGGGGCAAGCGCATGCGCGGCACAGGTCCATATGCATGGCAGATCGGTCGCCGTTTCGAAATCACCGCGCGCAAGCTCGGCTTCAATGCACGCCGCCTTCAGTTGCGCACCGATCTGTTCGAGCCGGTCGAAAAGGGAGGCAAGCAGCTGTCGCTGTTCTAG
- a CDS encoding glycosyl transferase, which translates to MLSVVIETLNSERALAHTLSALVPAVVEGLLRRVSVIDRGSSDETALVALGAGCAFHAEMDIETALDEIRTPWVLLLTPGSIPQEGWEEVLRRHMEHGGGAARFSLPEDGGFGAVRKVFGHKATLDAGLLVRLDVVKPLLLDGVSFEQLPQRLKPVRLKHSILPPDEA; encoded by the coding sequence ATGTTGTCAGTCGTCATAGAAACCCTGAATTCCGAGAGAGCGCTGGCTCACACGCTTTCGGCTTTGGTGCCGGCGGTCGTGGAGGGGTTGCTGCGACGTGTGTCGGTCATCGACAGGGGCTCGTCGGATGAGACCGCCCTGGTCGCGCTGGGTGCCGGCTGTGCGTTCCATGCGGAAATGGATATTGAGACCGCGCTCGATGAAATCCGTACGCCCTGGGTGCTGCTGCTGACGCCCGGTTCCATTCCGCAGGAGGGGTGGGAGGAAGTTCTGCGCCGACATATGGAGCATGGCGGTGGCGCCGCGCGCTTCTCGCTGCCGGAAGACGGCGGGTTCGGCGCGGTCCGCAAAGTCTTCGGCCACAAGGCGACGCTTGATGCCGGACTGCTGGTTCGCCTGGATGTCGTAAAGCCGCTGCTGCTCGACGGCGTGTCGTTCGAACAGCTTCCGCAGCGTTTGAAGCCGGTCCGGCTCAAACATTCCATACTGCCGCCCGACGAAGCCTGA